ACCACTTTTCCCAATGATCAAAACGCCCACCCCATATATATCAACGAGTACGCCATGAATAGCGGTGGATGGAGCAAGCTTGCTTTCTAAAAAGTTCGTTAATCGACTCGATAAGCGAGTGGTTTTCTGGTCTGATTTCAACACAGGAACAGCTGCATTTTCGGATGCTTCTATTAGTTCATCTGGCACTTCCATGTCTCTTGTGACAATAATAGCTGGTGTCGCATCGGTACATAAACGATTCATCCGATTGACACGTTCACTTTGTTCTAATTTATGAAAGAACGAAATCTCTGTTTTTCCTAAAATTTGCACTCGCTCTTTCGGATAATAAGCGAAATAGCCTGCCATTTCTAAACCAGGACGAGAAAGGTCACTCGTGGAAATTGGACGACCGACTCCTTCTTCACCACTGACAAGCTCTAGTTGAAATTTATCGATAAGATCTTGTGTACGTACTTTTGCCAAGATAGTTCCTCCTTAACGTCATCACTCCATCCTATTTTAGCACTTTTCGCGATGCAGACAAAAAGAAACTCCACACAATCGGCTACTTAAGACTGAAATTCTTTTATAGTTTATATAAAAAGGAGGTAAGATCATTGAAGATATGCTTGGACGCTGGACACGGTTATGAAACGAGAGGAAAAAGAACTCCTGATGGATTTAAAGAGTATCAATTTAATCGAGCGGTCATACATGAAATGAAAAAGCAACTAAATTATTTTGACGTTTCATGTTATGAAGCACATTCAGACCAGAGGGATATTCCCTTAAAAGAACGAACCAATAAGGCAAACAAGTTAAATGTCGATCTATATTTGTCTATCCATGCCAATGCTCACGGAAATGGGCAAGAGTGGACTTCCGCTAATGGAATTGAAACGTTTGTATACAAATCTAAACCAAAAAAAGCATTTCAATTAGCCCTGCAAATCCAAAAACACCTTGTTCAAGAAACAGGAAGGAAAGATCGAGGAGTGAAGCTAGCCAATTTTCATGTACTTCGCGAAACAAAAATGACGGCGATTCTTTGTGAATGTGGATTTATGACAAACAGGCAGGAGGCAACCTTGTTAAGAAAGGGTTCTTATCAAAAAACGTGTGCCACAGCAATTGTGAAAGCACTAGTAGCCTTTTATCACTTAAAACCCGTTCACAACCAAAAATCCCTCTATAAAGTACAGATTGGTGCTTTTCAATCTAGAAGTAACGCGGAAAAGTTAATGAAGAGATTAACTGAAGACGGCTATGAAGCATTTATCGTCAAAGATTAAGAAAGGGATTCCTTTTGGGGAATTCCCTTTCTTATTTGAGCTTTATCCAAAACT
This portion of the Bacillus carboniphilus genome encodes:
- the hprK gene encoding HPr(Ser) kinase/phosphatase, with protein sequence MAKVRTQDLIDKFQLELVSGEEGVGRPISTSDLSRPGLEMAGYFAYYPKERVQILGKTEISFFHKLEQSERVNRMNRLCTDATPAIIVTRDMEVPDELIEASENAAVPVLKSDQKTTRLSSRLTNFLESKLAPSTAIHGVLVDIYGVGVLIIGKSGVGKSETALELVKRGHRLVSDDCVEITQEDQDTLIGSSPPLIEHLLEIRGLGIINVMTLFGAGAVRNHKRITLVINLELWDQSKQYDRLGLDEEKMKILDTELTKLTVPVRPGRNLAVIIEVAAMNFRLKRMGLNAAEQFTSKLAHAIDDGENDDI
- a CDS encoding N-acetylmuramoyl-L-alanine amidase yields the protein MKICLDAGHGYETRGKRTPDGFKEYQFNRAVIHEMKKQLNYFDVSCYEAHSDQRDIPLKERTNKANKLNVDLYLSIHANAHGNGQEWTSANGIETFVYKSKPKKAFQLALQIQKHLVQETGRKDRGVKLANFHVLRETKMTAILCECGFMTNRQEATLLRKGSYQKTCATAIVKALVAFYHLKPVHNQKSLYKVQIGAFQSRSNAEKLMKRLTEDGYEAFIVKD